A single genomic interval of Pochonia chlamydosporia 170 chromosome 7, whole genome shotgun sequence harbors:
- a CDS encoding ribosome-inactivating protein (similar to Eutypa lata UCREL1 XP_007794789.1), with protein MVKFTRDFAADDDNGAEAYDAFIVELRNLLATGDWVESVPVLAEQVPPGGALEFFDINLSYNDRGEQHIVQLRFRTDNLYFVGYRPQNSNIWFELAHEDGGTNTLIQDQEAGRATELLPLGENYCTLTEVAGMRLEDIPLSSSRIGAAITTLATDNGAPANEGNRARAILTLVFAIAEAARFRDISRLISNAWWNGSAPGTQYANRVRSWCRLSRAVQRTRNEGHAFDFNGESTGIWSFVEAILALGIMHYAANLPSTSSRPKRSVPDMAYYPEGAFTSNTIFPQGQQLLEIFYVRVNNIDDEDPGQLYGSVIVTDSIGVENIWSRGHHSYVNTKPGQDILLEGPSRALSSSDEFYINIDLWDYDTLSPDDSIAQGRIIFNPSDYFTEHDAVKIRDVPGHYGSVTISYMVMTDGLYASIEVILINGDNEDPANVFGEIVVNNGHGQSELFRKASNEYVDVSPLSPIPLSRSVVAVPTTDKLLVNADLWDYDTISASDEIARGSVEFTPRYKQSESLEISGAYGKVEVRVTWM; from the coding sequence ATGGTCAAATTCACCAGAGACTTTGCAGCtgatgacgacaatggcgcAGAGGCTTACGATGCATTCATCGTAGAGTTGAGAAACCTCCTCGCAACTGGGGACTGGGTCGAGAGCGTGCCAGTTCTGGCCGAACAGGTACCCCCTGGAGGTGCCCTCGAGTTCTTCGACATCAATTTAAGCTACAACGACCGCGGTGAGCAACATATTGTGCAGCTTAGATTCCGCACCGACAATCTCTATTTCGTGGGTTACCGCCCCCAAAATTCCAACATATGGTTCGAGCTAGCCCACGAAGATGGAGGCACCAACACCCTCATCCAAGATCAAGAGGCTGGTAGAGCAACGGAGCTTCTACCGCTCGGCGAGAACTACTGCACCTTGACTGAGGTTGCTGGCATGAGACTAGAAGACATCCCGCTGAGCTCTTCCCGCATCGGTGCCGCAATCACGACGCTGGCCACTGACAACGGCGCTCCTGCAAACGAAGGAAACAGAGCGAGGGCGATTCTCACCCTGGTATTTGCCATAGCCGAAGCGGCTAGGTTTCGCGATATTTCACGTCTCATCTCCAACGCATGGTGGAATGGGTCGGCTCCTGGAACTCAGTACGCCAACCGGGTGCGTAGTTGGTGCAGACTGTCGCGGGCTGTCCAGAGGACCCGAAATGAGGGCCATGCTTTTGACTTTAATGGTGAAAGCACCGGAATATGGAGCTTCGTGGAGGCCATTCTAGCCCTTGGTATTATGCACTACGCTGCCAACCTCCCGTCCACTTCTTCACGACCTAAGCGCTCTGTTCCAGACATGGCCTATTATCCTGAGGGAGCATTCACTTCAAACACTATATTCCCTCAGGGGCAGCAACTCCTCGAAATATTTTACGTGCGCGTCAATAAcattgacgatgaggatCCAGGTCAACTCTACGGCAGCGTCATCGTTACAGATAGCATTGGGGTCGAAAATATCTGGAGCCGTGGACACCACAGCTATGTCAACACCAAGCCCGGACAGGACATTCTGCTGGAGGGACCGTCTCGGGCCTTGTCTTCCTCAGATGAGTTCTACATCAACATTGACCTCTGGGACTATGACACCCTCTCCCCTGATGATAGCATTGCCCAGGGGAGGATTATCTTCAACCCCTCTGACTACTTTACCGAGCATGATGCAGTAAAGATCCGTGACGTGCCTGGCCATTACGGCTCCGTAACGATAAGCTACATGGTTATGACGGACGGGCTCTACGCAAGCATAGAAGTCATCCTTATCAACGGGGATAACGAGGACCCAGCCAATGTGTTCGGAGAGATTGTCGTCAACAATGGCCACGGACAAAGCGAGTTGTTTCGCAAGGCTAGCAATGAGTACGTTGACGTGAGTCCACTTAGTCCCATCCCTTTGTCGAGGTCCGTGGTTGCTGTTCCTACAACCGACAAGTTGCTGGTGAATGCGGACCTCTGGGACTACGATACCATAAGTGCCAGTGATGAGATTGCGAGGGGATCGGTGGAGTTTACGCCTAGGTATAAGCAGTCGGAGAGTTTGGAAATTAGTGGAGCGTACGGGAAGGTTGAGGTGCGGGTTACGTGGATGTGA
- a CDS encoding minor extracellular protease vpr (similar to Magnaporthe oryzae 70-15 XP_003711175.1), with protein MLGLGLALPLLAVANSAIVSANVVPGAFIFEFSDNEDRAPALESVRKNGNVRMNFDFHLFKGVSVQLHDLEKAHNVVGQLARMPCVKRWWPVTLHEVPDVEVDWNGNPSMGNNLQARDASNRAPVSSHVMTQIDKLHAKGFNGTGVNVAIIDTGVDYKHPSLGGCFGKGCLVANGYDFVGNNFTGANTPVPSNDPMDCTGHGTHVAGIVAANDKKLGFVGGAPGVTLHAYRVFGCNGSTTADALIAALNRAYQDGAHIISVSIGGPNGWKENSWGMAASRIVAKGTVVVMSAGNQGTNGVFYGSSGAVGEGVSAVASYANVVTPVLMYYGNFTVDNGQPQQFSYALGTPDRFDSSLPLWISTFNTSVKGDLCRSLPKSTPDLSNYTVLIRFGGCAPDRQANNAAKAGAKYILFYQDNDDHPFFINIQSRISKNVSGLGFVHKKLGEEWIKNLAARKNVTVKLGSKADEKFELNNFPNNKTGGTLNIFTSWGPTWNIDVKPQFGAPGGQILSTWPRRKGSYAVASGTSMAAPLTAAMYALLMQIRGRNSPAMLQNLLSANANPQLSYDGDRFLGQLAPVVQQGGGIIQVYDAAFATTLLEPSSLSFNETTYFAKSKNFTLTNQNNRSITYQISYVPALTTITLKKNGNGTVNPYPGEFSKDSATLKFSDDSITIEKGHSATIEVIATPPNLDANRLPLWSGYIRINGTDGSSLSLPYLGLLGSLRNHTVLDPKGSYIANAGDKDFKPVAPNTVFTVPRPGRSGNLTIPAIVITPFLGIRELQFHIVNASGNGTSASSIGQLQGSPANYNSRAKDGLRWNGQFSDGHFAPEGSYKVLVKALRLWGDKANKTDWDEAVTPPFVLKYA; from the exons ATGCTTGGCCTTGGGCTTGCGCTGCCCCTGTTGGCAGTCGCAAATTCCGCAATTGTGTCCGCCAATGTAGTGCCTGGTGCATTTATTTTCGAATTTTCGGACAACGAG GACAGAGCTCCGGCTCTCGAATCTGTTCGTAAGAATGGCAACGTTCGAATGAATTTCGACTTTCATTTGTTCAAGGGTGTATCTGTCCAGCTGCATGATCTTGAAAAAGCTCATAATGTGGTCGGCCAACTGGCGCGTATGCCTTGCGTCAAGAGGTGGTGGCCCGTCACTTTGCACGAAGTTCCTGACGTTGAAGTCGACTGGAATGGCAACCCCAGCATGGGAAATAATCTTCAAGCCCGGGACGCTTCAAATCGTGCCCCCGTTTCGAGCCATGTCATGACACAAATTGACAAGTTGCATGCCAAGGGCTTCAATGGCACGGGGGTCAATGTAGCCATTATTGACACTGGA GTCGACTACAAGCACCCTTCGTTAGGCGGCTGCTTCGGAAAGGGATGCCTGGTTGCAAATGGTTACGACTTCGTTGGTAACAACTTCACGGGTGCCAACACCCCAGTTCCAAGCAATGATCCGATGGATTGCACAGGTCACGGCACACATGTTGCTGGTATTGTGGCTGCCAATGACAAGAAACTAGGCTTTGTGGGCGGCGCTCCGGGAGTCACCCTTCACGCTTACCGTGTATTTGGCTGCAATGGCTCTACCACAGCCGATGCTCTCATTGCAGCTTTGAACCGCGCATATCAAGACGGAGCACATATCATCAGCGTGTCTATAGGTGGGCCGAATGGCTGGAAAGAAAATTCCTGGGGCATGGCTGCAAGTCGCATCGTCGCTAAAGGCACTGTTGTTGTAATGTCTGCTGGGAATCAAGGCACAAATGGCGTTTTCTATGGCAGttctggtgctgttggcgaaGGTGTAAGCGCAGTCGCTTCGTACGCCAATGTTGTCACCCCAGTATTGATGTACTATGGCAATTTCACCGTTGACAATGGTCAACCCCAGCAATTCAGCTACGCCCTCGGAACGCCTGACCGGTTTGATTCGTCGCTGCCTCTCTGGATCAGCACGTTCAACACTTCCGTGAAAGGAGACTTGTGCAGATCGCTCCCCAAGTCTACGCCTGATTTGTCTAATTATACCGTACTCATTCgctttggtggttgtgcACCAGACCGTCAGGCCAATAACGCCGCCAAGGCGGGTGCCAAGTATATCTTGTTCTATCAAGACAATGACGACCACCCCTTCTTTATCAACATTCAGAGCAGGATTTCTAAGAATGTCAGTGGGTTAGGCTTTGTTCACAAGAAACTCGGAGAGGAGTGGATAAAGAATCTTGCGGCGCGCAAGAATGTCACTGTCAAGTTGGGGTCAAAAGCAGACGAGAAATTCGAGCTCAACAACTTTCCCAACAACAAGACCGGTGGAACGCTCAACATCTTTACCAGCTGGGGTCCTACGTGGAATATAGATGTGAAGCCACAGTTTGGCGCGCCTGGTGGCCAGATTCTTTccacatggccaaggcggaaAGGGAGCTACGCCGTGGCCAGTGGCACTTCCATGGCAGCGCCGCTCACCGCTGCCATGTACGCGCTTCTCATGCAGATTCGCGGCCGAAACAGCCCTGCGATGCTACAGAACTTGCTCTCCGCCAACGCAAACCCCCAGTTATCCTATGATGGGGATCGCTTCCTCGGTCAACTTGCTCCTGTGGTCCAGCAAGGCGGTGGTATTATTCAGGTCTACGacgctgcctttgccaccaCTCTCCTTGAGCCGTCTAGTCTGTCATTCAACGAGACGACATACTtcgccaagagcaagaacTTTACTCTTACCAACCAGAATAACCGGTCGATCACCTACCAAATCTCCTATGTGCCCGCCCTAACCACAATTACCCTCAAGAAAAATGGCAATGGTACTGTTAACCCCTACCCTGGTGAATTCAGCAAGGACTCCGCGACCCTCAAGTTCAGCGAcgacagcatcaccatcgaaAAAGGCCACAGTGCCACCATCGAAGTCATCGCCACGCCCCCCAACCTCGATGCCAACCGGCTTCCCCTATGGTCGGGCTACATTCGCATCAATGGAACAGACGGCTCGTCCCTATCCCTCCCGTACCTAGGTCTTTTGGGCTCTCTGCGCAACCACACAGTCCTGGATCCGAAGGGATCGTACATCGCCAACGCCGGGGACAAGGACTTTAAACCTGTCGCCCCCAATACCGTCTTCACGGTTCCCCGTCCCGGCAGATCTGGCAACTTGACAATACCTGCAATCGTGATTACTCCTTTCCTAGGCATTCGTGAGCTACAATTCCACATTGTTAACGCCTCAGGTAACGGGACAAGTGCCAGCTCCATCGGACAACTGCAGGGTTCTCCGGCGAATTATAACTCGCGCGCAAAGGATGGCCTCCGTTGGAATGGCCAATTCAGCGATGGACACTTTGCGCCTGAGGGAAGCTACAAGGTTCTTGTGAAGGCTTTGCGGCTGTGGGGTGATAAGGCGAACAAGACGGATTGGGATGAGGCTGTTACGCCGCCTTTTGTTCTCAAGTATGCTTAA